One window from the genome of Nyctibius grandis isolate bNycGra1 chromosome 22, bNycGra1.pri, whole genome shotgun sequence encodes:
- the MZB1 gene encoding marginal zone B- and B1-cell-specific protein: MQPALAAWLALSLLAGTGAEDMCGAPPARSIPAPQLSPEERLSPHMPEALRCDACHAIAFQIEEQLRRAEGKVGRKALSEPDYVEVLERSCSQGWESYGVQELGGEKRLAGPGLLRQEPMSVMVTGGPWPGRLSKMCHGYVGERGEAQIYGAHRRGPAALRELLCHGDKGACAGGKAGGPAPPKVMPNEL; encoded by the exons ATGCAGCCGGCGCTGGCAGCGTGGCTGGCCCTGAGCCTGCTGGCGGGGACAGGGGCTGAGGACATGTgcggggctccccccgcccgctcCATCCCCGCgccccagctcagccccgaGGAGCGGCTCTCGCCCCACATGCCCGAAGCCCTGCGCTGCGACGCCTGCCATGCCATCGCCTTCCAG ATTGAGGAGCAGCTGCGCAGGGCGGAGGGGAAGGTGGGCAGGAAGGCGCTGAGCGAGCCCGACTAtgtggaggtgctggagaggagctgctcgcagggctgggagag ctACGGGGTGCAGGAGCTGGGCGGGGAGAAGCGGCTGGCGGGGCCTGGGCTGCTGAGACAGGAGCCCATGAGCGTGATGGTGACAGGGGGACCCTGGCCAGGCAG GCTGTCCAAGATGTGCCACGGCTACGTGGGCGAGCGGGGCGAGGCGCAGATCTACGGGGCGCaccggcggggcccggccgcccTGCGGGAGCTGCTCTGCCACGGGGACAAGGGGGCCTGCGCCGGCGGCAAGGCCGGGGGGCCGGCCCCACCCAAGGTGATGCCGAATGAGCTGTAG
- the SLC23A1 gene encoding solute carrier family 23 member 1, with translation MGTRSGDLAQPQNGNSALAPAGPLHPPGKELPAVGRDPRAGAGPPRPAVDMLYTLEDVPPWYLCILLGFQHYLTCFSGTIAVPFLLAESLCVGKDQLTVSYLIGTIFTCVGITTLIQTTVGIRLPLFQASALAFLVPAKSILALEKWRCPPEEQIYGNWTLPLNTSHIWQPRMREIQGAIVVSSLVEVAIGLLGLPGALLSYIGPLTVTPTVSLIGLSVFQAAGERAGSHWGIAALTIFLIVLFAQYLRHVTVCLPGYRRGSGFVLLRVQIFKMFPIILAIMVVWLLCYVLTCTGVFPGRPEEYGYKARTDARGEILSVAPWFRVPYPCQWGLPTVTSAAVLGMFSATLAGIIESIGDYYSCARLAGAPAPPVHAINRGIFTEGISCIIAGLLGTGNGSTSSSPNIGVLGITKVGSRRVIQYGAGIMLVLGTVGKFTALFASLPDPILGGMFCTLFGMITAVGLSNLQFVDMNSSRNLFVLGFAMFFGLTLPNYLDSHPKAISTGVPELDQILTVLLTTEMFVGGIIAFVLDNTIPGTQEERGLVQWKAGAHADSAARANLRSYDFPFGMGAVRRSRWLRHVPICPVFTGFKGRARGGGAAAAPAEVQEAADGLSVCTKV, from the exons ATGGGGACCCGCTCGGGAGACCTGGCTCAGCCCCAG AACGGGAACTCGGCCCTCGCCCCTGCCGgccccctgcatccccctggGAAGGAGCTGCCTGCGGTGGGCAGG GACCCCAGGGCGGGTGCCGGACCCCCCCGGCCGGCGGTGGACATGCTTTACACGCTGGAGGACGTGCCCCCCTGGTACCTCTGCATCCTCCTTGGCTTCCAG CACTACCTGACCTGCTTCAGCGGCACCATCGCCGTCCCCTTCCTGCTGGCCGAGAGCCTGTGCGTGGGCAAGGACCAGCTCACCGTCAGCTACCTCATCGGCACCATCTTCACCTGCGTCGGCATCACCACCCTCATCCAGACCACCGTGGGCATCAG GCTGCCCCTCTTCCAGGCGAGCGCACTGGCCTTCCTCGTCCCCGCCAAGTCTATCCTGGCCCTGGAGAAGTGGCGATGCCCACCCGAAG agcAGATCTACGGCAACTGGACGCTGCCACTCAACACCTCACACATCTGGCAGCCCCGCATGCGAGAG atCCAGGGGGCCATCGTGGTGTCCAGCCTGGTGGAGGTGGCCATCGGGCTGCTGGGGCTCCCCGGGGCGCTGCTCAGCTACATCGGGCCGCTGACCGTCACCCCCACCGTCTCCCTCATCGGCCTCTCGGTCTTCCAGGCGGCCGGCGAGCGAGCCGGCTCCCACTGGGGCATCGCCGCGCT gaccATCTTCCTGATCGTCCTGTTTGCCCAGTATCTGCGGCACGTCACCGTCTGCCTGCCCGGCTACCGGCGGGGCAGCGGCTTCGTCCTGCTCCGTGTCCAGATCTTCAAGATGTTCCCG ATCATCCTGGCCATCATGGTGGTGTGGCTGCTCTGCTACGTGCTGACGTGCACCGGCGTCTTCCCCGGCCGGCCTGAGGAGTACGGCTACAAGGCCAGGACGGACGCCCGGGGGGAGATCCTCTCCGTGGCACCCTGGTTTCGGGTCCCCTACCCCT GCCAGTGGGGTCTGCCCACGGTGACCTCGGCGGCCGTGCTGGGCATGTTCAGTGCCACGCTGGCGGGCATCATCGAGTCCATCGGGGACTACTACTCCTGCGCCCGGCTGGCAGgagcccccgctccccccgtgCACGCCATTAACAG GGGCATTTTCACCGAAGGCATCTCCTGCATCATCGCGGGGCTGCTGGGAACCGGCAACGGctccacctcctccagccccaaCATTGGCGTCCTGGGCATCACGAAG GTGGGGAGCAGGCGGGTGATACAGTACGGGGCCGGCATCATGCTCGTGTTGGGGACCGTCGGCAAGTTCACAGCGCTGTTCGCCTCCCTGCCCGACCCCATCCTCGGCGGCATGTTCTGCACCTTGTTTG GCATGATCACGGCCGTCGGCCTCTCCAACCTGCAGTTCGTCGACATGAACTCCTCCCGCAACCTCTTCGTGCTGGGCTTCGCCATGTTTTTCGGGCTGACGCTGCCAAACTACCTGGATTCCCACCCCAAGGCCATTAGCACAG GTGTCCCCGAGCTGGACCAGATACTGACAGTGCTGTTAACGACGGAGATGTTCGTCGGGGGCATCATCGCCTTCGTCCTGGACAACACCATCCCGG GGACGCAGGAGGAGCGCGGGCTGGTGCAGTGGAAGGCAGGCGCGCATGCGGACAGCGCGGCGAGGGCCAACCTGAGGAGCTACGACTTCCCCTTCGGGATGGGCGCGGTGAGGAGGAGCCGGTGGCTGAGGCACGTGCCCATCTGCCCGGTGTTCACGGGGTTTAAGGGCCGGGCgaggggcggcggcgcggcggcggcaccCGCGGAGGTGCAGGAGGCGGCGGACGGGCTCTCTGTGTGCACGAAGGTGTGA